A section of the Primulina eburnea isolate SZY01 chromosome 1, ASM2296580v1, whole genome shotgun sequence genome encodes:
- the LOC140841665 gene encoding polyamine oxidase 2-like isoform X1: MNSQCNNNNLQLQAETSLSEGYKPRLVVSSCCPALNFRHSVHPISFQIVNLIGDSRQNSTVVVQIRLGVLNSFQESNKLYTSSSSKYSGTRHAASPSVIVIGAGLSGIAAARALHDTSFQVIVLESRDRIGGRVRTDYSLGFPVDLGASWLHGICNENPLAPLIGRLGLPLYRTSEDNSVLYDHDLESYALFDMDGKKVCQELVSKVGKTFESILKETDVIRQDHSEDMSMQRAISIVLERRPDLRLEGLAQKVLQWYICRMEGWFAADADTISLKCWDQEQLLPGGHGLMVRGYLPVINTLAKGIDIRLRHRVTEIFRHHNGVKVTVEDGRTFVADAAVVTVPLGVLKSNRIKFEPRLPAWKEEAINALGVGLENKIVMHFETVFWPNVEFLGVVADTSYGCSYFLNLNKATEHPVLVYMPAGQLARVLEKMSDEAAANFAFVQLKRILPNASPPIQYLVSRWGSDEDSLGSYSYDVVGTPHDLFEKLRIPVDNLFFAGEATSLDYTGTVHGAYSTGLMAAENCRMRVLERYGELELFQPVMCEEVSVSIPLLISRM, encoded by the exons ATGAATTCACAGTGCAACAACAATAATCTCCAATTGCAAGCAG AAACTAGTTTATCTGAAGGCTACAAGCCAAGGTTGGTGGTAAGCTCCTGCTGTCCTGCTTTGAATTTTAGGCATTCTGTACATCCTATTTCGTTTCAAATTGTAAATTTGATTGGGGATTCTAGGCAAAATAGTACGGTGGTTGTCCAGATACGGTTGGGTGTTCTTAACAGTTTCCAAGAATCAAACAAATTATATACGTCCTCATCAAGTAAATATTCAG GAACGAGGCATGCAGCCTCTCCTTCTGTCATTGTCATTGGCGCTGGTCTTTCCGGCATTGCAGCTGCACGAGCTCTTCATGATACCTCTTTTCAG GTAATTGTGCTGGAATCTCGGGATAGAATTGGCGGTAGAGTTCGAACTGACTATTCTCTTGGTTTCCCCGTTGATTTGGGTGCATCTTG GTTGCATGGTATTTGTAATGAGAATCCATTGGCACCTCTTATAGGAAGACTGGGGCTACCCCTTTATCGCACGAGCGAGGATAACTCAGTTTTGTATGACCATGATCTGGAAAG TTATGCCTTGTtcgatatggatgggaaaaaggTTTGTCAAGAACTAGTATCAAAGGTTGGCAAAACATTTGAGAGTATACTGAAAGAG ACGGATGTAATACGACAGGATCATAGTGAGGACATGTCTATGCAACGTGCCATCTCCATTGTTTTGGAGCGGAGACCAGATTTAAG ACTGGAGGGGCTTGCTCAAAAGGTGCTGCAGTGGTACATATGCAGAATGGAAGGGTGGTTTGCTGCAGATGctgataccatatcactcaaATGTTGGGACCAG GAACAGTTGCTTCCCGGTGGTCATGGGCTTATGGTGCGGGGATATCTTCCTGTTATCAATACACTAGCCAAAGGCATCGACATCCGTTTAAGACACCG AGTGACAGAGATTTTTAGGCATCATAATGGAGTGAAAGTAACCGTTGAAGATGGGAGAACCTTTGTAGCGGATGCTGCAGTTGTCACAGTTCCTCTTGGTGTCCTCAAATCAAATCGCATCAAGTTTGAGCCGAGATTACCCGCATGGAAGGAAGAGGCTATTAATGCCCTTGGAGTTGGGCTCGAGAATAAAATAGTCATGCACTTTGAAACCGTCTTTTGGCCAAATGTTGAGTTCCTTGGAGTTGTTGCAGATACATCATATGGATGCAGTTATTTTCTTAATCTGAACAAGGCCACAGAGCATCCTGTCCTTGTTTACATGCCTGCAGGGCAACTGGCACGGGTCCTCGAGAAAATGTCTGATGAGGCTGCTGCTAATTTTGCTTTTGTTCAACTCAAAAGAATCCTTCCAAATGCGTCTCCACCG ATACAGTATCTAGTTTCTCGTTGGGGCTCGGACGAAGACTCATTGGGCTCCTACAGCTATGATGTTGTAGGCACACCCCATGATCTGTTTGAGAAGCTAAGAATACCCGTCGATAACCTATTTTTCGCTGGAGAAGCTACGAGTTTGGATTACACAGGGACTGTCCATGGTGCGTACTCCACTGGATTAATGGCAGCCGAGAATTGCAGAATGCGTGTCCTGGAACGGTATGGGGAGTTGGAACTTTTCCAGCCAGTCATGTGTGAGGAGGTTTCGGTTTCCATACCGCTGTTGATTTCTCGTATGTAA
- the LOC140841665 gene encoding polyamine oxidase 2-like isoform X5, translating into MNSQCNNNNLQLQAGTRHAASPSVIVIGAGLSGIAAARALHDTSFQVIVLESRDRIGGRVRTDYSLGFPVDLGASWLHGICNENPLAPLIGRLGLPLYRTSEDNSVLYDHDLESYALFDMDGKKVCQELVSKVGKTFESILKETDVIRQDHSEDMSMQRAISIVLERRPDLRLEGLAQKVLQWYICRMEGWFAADADTISLKCWDQEQLLPGGHGLMVRGYLPVINTLAKGIDIRLRHRVTEIFRHHNGVKVTVEDGRTFVADAAVVTVPLGVLKSNRIKFEPRLPAWKEEAINALGVGLENKIVMHFETVFWPNVEFLGVVADTSYGCSYFLNLNKATEHPVLVYMPAGQLARVLEKMSDEAAANFAFVQLKRILPNASPPIQYLVSRWGSDEDSLGSYSYDVVGTPHDLFEKLRIPVDNLFFAGEATSLDYTGTVHGAYSTGLMAAENCRMRVLERYGELELFQPVMCEEVSVSIPLLISRM; encoded by the exons ATGAATTCACAGTGCAACAACAATAATCTCCAATTGCAAGCAG GAACGAGGCATGCAGCCTCTCCTTCTGTCATTGTCATTGGCGCTGGTCTTTCCGGCATTGCAGCTGCACGAGCTCTTCATGATACCTCTTTTCAG GTAATTGTGCTGGAATCTCGGGATAGAATTGGCGGTAGAGTTCGAACTGACTATTCTCTTGGTTTCCCCGTTGATTTGGGTGCATCTTG GTTGCATGGTATTTGTAATGAGAATCCATTGGCACCTCTTATAGGAAGACTGGGGCTACCCCTTTATCGCACGAGCGAGGATAACTCAGTTTTGTATGACCATGATCTGGAAAG TTATGCCTTGTtcgatatggatgggaaaaaggTTTGTCAAGAACTAGTATCAAAGGTTGGCAAAACATTTGAGAGTATACTGAAAGAG ACGGATGTAATACGACAGGATCATAGTGAGGACATGTCTATGCAACGTGCCATCTCCATTGTTTTGGAGCGGAGACCAGATTTAAG ACTGGAGGGGCTTGCTCAAAAGGTGCTGCAGTGGTACATATGCAGAATGGAAGGGTGGTTTGCTGCAGATGctgataccatatcactcaaATGTTGGGACCAG GAACAGTTGCTTCCCGGTGGTCATGGGCTTATGGTGCGGGGATATCTTCCTGTTATCAATACACTAGCCAAAGGCATCGACATCCGTTTAAGACACCG AGTGACAGAGATTTTTAGGCATCATAATGGAGTGAAAGTAACCGTTGAAGATGGGAGAACCTTTGTAGCGGATGCTGCAGTTGTCACAGTTCCTCTTGGTGTCCTCAAATCAAATCGCATCAAGTTTGAGCCGAGATTACCCGCATGGAAGGAAGAGGCTATTAATGCCCTTGGAGTTGGGCTCGAGAATAAAATAGTCATGCACTTTGAAACCGTCTTTTGGCCAAATGTTGAGTTCCTTGGAGTTGTTGCAGATACATCATATGGATGCAGTTATTTTCTTAATCTGAACAAGGCCACAGAGCATCCTGTCCTTGTTTACATGCCTGCAGGGCAACTGGCACGGGTCCTCGAGAAAATGTCTGATGAGGCTGCTGCTAATTTTGCTTTTGTTCAACTCAAAAGAATCCTTCCAAATGCGTCTCCACCG ATACAGTATCTAGTTTCTCGTTGGGGCTCGGACGAAGACTCATTGGGCTCCTACAGCTATGATGTTGTAGGCACACCCCATGATCTGTTTGAGAAGCTAAGAATACCCGTCGATAACCTATTTTTCGCTGGAGAAGCTACGAGTTTGGATTACACAGGGACTGTCCATGGTGCGTACTCCACTGGATTAATGGCAGCCGAGAATTGCAGAATGCGTGTCCTGGAACGGTATGGGGAGTTGGAACTTTTCCAGCCAGTCATGTGTGAGGAGGTTTCGGTTTCCATACCGCTGTTGATTTCTCGTATGTAA
- the LOC140841665 gene encoding polyamine oxidase 2-like isoform X2, producing the protein MSETSLSEGYKPRLVVSSCCPALNFRHSVHPISFQIVNLIGDSRQNSTVVVQIRLGVLNSFQESNKLYTSSSSKYSGTRHAASPSVIVIGAGLSGIAAARALHDTSFQVIVLESRDRIGGRVRTDYSLGFPVDLGASWLHGICNENPLAPLIGRLGLPLYRTSEDNSVLYDHDLESYALFDMDGKKVCQELVSKVGKTFESILKETDVIRQDHSEDMSMQRAISIVLERRPDLRLEGLAQKVLQWYICRMEGWFAADADTISLKCWDQEQLLPGGHGLMVRGYLPVINTLAKGIDIRLRHRVTEIFRHHNGVKVTVEDGRTFVADAAVVTVPLGVLKSNRIKFEPRLPAWKEEAINALGVGLENKIVMHFETVFWPNVEFLGVVADTSYGCSYFLNLNKATEHPVLVYMPAGQLARVLEKMSDEAAANFAFVQLKRILPNASPPIQYLVSRWGSDEDSLGSYSYDVVGTPHDLFEKLRIPVDNLFFAGEATSLDYTGTVHGAYSTGLMAAENCRMRVLERYGELELFQPVMCEEVSVSIPLLISRM; encoded by the exons ATGTCAG AAACTAGTTTATCTGAAGGCTACAAGCCAAGGTTGGTGGTAAGCTCCTGCTGTCCTGCTTTGAATTTTAGGCATTCTGTACATCCTATTTCGTTTCAAATTGTAAATTTGATTGGGGATTCTAGGCAAAATAGTACGGTGGTTGTCCAGATACGGTTGGGTGTTCTTAACAGTTTCCAAGAATCAAACAAATTATATACGTCCTCATCAAGTAAATATTCAG GAACGAGGCATGCAGCCTCTCCTTCTGTCATTGTCATTGGCGCTGGTCTTTCCGGCATTGCAGCTGCACGAGCTCTTCATGATACCTCTTTTCAG GTAATTGTGCTGGAATCTCGGGATAGAATTGGCGGTAGAGTTCGAACTGACTATTCTCTTGGTTTCCCCGTTGATTTGGGTGCATCTTG GTTGCATGGTATTTGTAATGAGAATCCATTGGCACCTCTTATAGGAAGACTGGGGCTACCCCTTTATCGCACGAGCGAGGATAACTCAGTTTTGTATGACCATGATCTGGAAAG TTATGCCTTGTtcgatatggatgggaaaaaggTTTGTCAAGAACTAGTATCAAAGGTTGGCAAAACATTTGAGAGTATACTGAAAGAG ACGGATGTAATACGACAGGATCATAGTGAGGACATGTCTATGCAACGTGCCATCTCCATTGTTTTGGAGCGGAGACCAGATTTAAG ACTGGAGGGGCTTGCTCAAAAGGTGCTGCAGTGGTACATATGCAGAATGGAAGGGTGGTTTGCTGCAGATGctgataccatatcactcaaATGTTGGGACCAG GAACAGTTGCTTCCCGGTGGTCATGGGCTTATGGTGCGGGGATATCTTCCTGTTATCAATACACTAGCCAAAGGCATCGACATCCGTTTAAGACACCG AGTGACAGAGATTTTTAGGCATCATAATGGAGTGAAAGTAACCGTTGAAGATGGGAGAACCTTTGTAGCGGATGCTGCAGTTGTCACAGTTCCTCTTGGTGTCCTCAAATCAAATCGCATCAAGTTTGAGCCGAGATTACCCGCATGGAAGGAAGAGGCTATTAATGCCCTTGGAGTTGGGCTCGAGAATAAAATAGTCATGCACTTTGAAACCGTCTTTTGGCCAAATGTTGAGTTCCTTGGAGTTGTTGCAGATACATCATATGGATGCAGTTATTTTCTTAATCTGAACAAGGCCACAGAGCATCCTGTCCTTGTTTACATGCCTGCAGGGCAACTGGCACGGGTCCTCGAGAAAATGTCTGATGAGGCTGCTGCTAATTTTGCTTTTGTTCAACTCAAAAGAATCCTTCCAAATGCGTCTCCACCG ATACAGTATCTAGTTTCTCGTTGGGGCTCGGACGAAGACTCATTGGGCTCCTACAGCTATGATGTTGTAGGCACACCCCATGATCTGTTTGAGAAGCTAAGAATACCCGTCGATAACCTATTTTTCGCTGGAGAAGCTACGAGTTTGGATTACACAGGGACTGTCCATGGTGCGTACTCCACTGGATTAATGGCAGCCGAGAATTGCAGAATGCGTGTCCTGGAACGGTATGGGGAGTTGGAACTTTTCCAGCCAGTCATGTGTGAGGAGGTTTCGGTTTCCATACCGCTGTTGATTTCTCGTATGTAA
- the LOC140841665 gene encoding polyamine oxidase 2-like isoform X3, with product MRKSCELPSQMIFVPLFLPCQKLVYLKATSQGWWQNSTVVVQIRLGVLNSFQESNKLYTSSSSKYSGTRHAASPSVIVIGAGLSGIAAARALHDTSFQVIVLESRDRIGGRVRTDYSLGFPVDLGASWLHGICNENPLAPLIGRLGLPLYRTSEDNSVLYDHDLESYALFDMDGKKVCQELVSKVGKTFESILKETDVIRQDHSEDMSMQRAISIVLERRPDLRLEGLAQKVLQWYICRMEGWFAADADTISLKCWDQEQLLPGGHGLMVRGYLPVINTLAKGIDIRLRHRVTEIFRHHNGVKVTVEDGRTFVADAAVVTVPLGVLKSNRIKFEPRLPAWKEEAINALGVGLENKIVMHFETVFWPNVEFLGVVADTSYGCSYFLNLNKATEHPVLVYMPAGQLARVLEKMSDEAAANFAFVQLKRILPNASPPIQYLVSRWGSDEDSLGSYSYDVVGTPHDLFEKLRIPVDNLFFAGEATSLDYTGTVHGAYSTGLMAAENCRMRVLERYGELELFQPVMCEEVSVSIPLLISRM from the exons ATGCGAAAGAGTTGCGAGTTACCATCTCAAATGATATTTGTTCCTCTCTTTCTCCCATGTCAG AAACTAGTTTATCTGAAGGCTACAAGCCAAGGTTGGTG GCAAAATAGTACGGTGGTTGTCCAGATACGGTTGGGTGTTCTTAACAGTTTCCAAGAATCAAACAAATTATATACGTCCTCATCAAGTAAATATTCAG GAACGAGGCATGCAGCCTCTCCTTCTGTCATTGTCATTGGCGCTGGTCTTTCCGGCATTGCAGCTGCACGAGCTCTTCATGATACCTCTTTTCAG GTAATTGTGCTGGAATCTCGGGATAGAATTGGCGGTAGAGTTCGAACTGACTATTCTCTTGGTTTCCCCGTTGATTTGGGTGCATCTTG GTTGCATGGTATTTGTAATGAGAATCCATTGGCACCTCTTATAGGAAGACTGGGGCTACCCCTTTATCGCACGAGCGAGGATAACTCAGTTTTGTATGACCATGATCTGGAAAG TTATGCCTTGTtcgatatggatgggaaaaaggTTTGTCAAGAACTAGTATCAAAGGTTGGCAAAACATTTGAGAGTATACTGAAAGAG ACGGATGTAATACGACAGGATCATAGTGAGGACATGTCTATGCAACGTGCCATCTCCATTGTTTTGGAGCGGAGACCAGATTTAAG ACTGGAGGGGCTTGCTCAAAAGGTGCTGCAGTGGTACATATGCAGAATGGAAGGGTGGTTTGCTGCAGATGctgataccatatcactcaaATGTTGGGACCAG GAACAGTTGCTTCCCGGTGGTCATGGGCTTATGGTGCGGGGATATCTTCCTGTTATCAATACACTAGCCAAAGGCATCGACATCCGTTTAAGACACCG AGTGACAGAGATTTTTAGGCATCATAATGGAGTGAAAGTAACCGTTGAAGATGGGAGAACCTTTGTAGCGGATGCTGCAGTTGTCACAGTTCCTCTTGGTGTCCTCAAATCAAATCGCATCAAGTTTGAGCCGAGATTACCCGCATGGAAGGAAGAGGCTATTAATGCCCTTGGAGTTGGGCTCGAGAATAAAATAGTCATGCACTTTGAAACCGTCTTTTGGCCAAATGTTGAGTTCCTTGGAGTTGTTGCAGATACATCATATGGATGCAGTTATTTTCTTAATCTGAACAAGGCCACAGAGCATCCTGTCCTTGTTTACATGCCTGCAGGGCAACTGGCACGGGTCCTCGAGAAAATGTCTGATGAGGCTGCTGCTAATTTTGCTTTTGTTCAACTCAAAAGAATCCTTCCAAATGCGTCTCCACCG ATACAGTATCTAGTTTCTCGTTGGGGCTCGGACGAAGACTCATTGGGCTCCTACAGCTATGATGTTGTAGGCACACCCCATGATCTGTTTGAGAAGCTAAGAATACCCGTCGATAACCTATTTTTCGCTGGAGAAGCTACGAGTTTGGATTACACAGGGACTGTCCATGGTGCGTACTCCACTGGATTAATGGCAGCCGAGAATTGCAGAATGCGTGTCCTGGAACGGTATGGGGAGTTGGAACTTTTCCAGCCAGTCATGTGTGAGGAGGTTTCGGTTTCCATACCGCTGTTGATTTCTCGTATGTAA
- the LOC140841665 gene encoding polyamine oxidase 2-like isoform X4, whose translation MNSQCNNNNLQLQAAIFYSGTRHAASPSVIVIGAGLSGIAAARALHDTSFQVIVLESRDRIGGRVRTDYSLGFPVDLGASWLHGICNENPLAPLIGRLGLPLYRTSEDNSVLYDHDLESYALFDMDGKKVCQELVSKVGKTFESILKETDVIRQDHSEDMSMQRAISIVLERRPDLRLEGLAQKVLQWYICRMEGWFAADADTISLKCWDQEQLLPGGHGLMVRGYLPVINTLAKGIDIRLRHRVTEIFRHHNGVKVTVEDGRTFVADAAVVTVPLGVLKSNRIKFEPRLPAWKEEAINALGVGLENKIVMHFETVFWPNVEFLGVVADTSYGCSYFLNLNKATEHPVLVYMPAGQLARVLEKMSDEAAANFAFVQLKRILPNASPPIQYLVSRWGSDEDSLGSYSYDVVGTPHDLFEKLRIPVDNLFFAGEATSLDYTGTVHGAYSTGLMAAENCRMRVLERYGELELFQPVMCEEVSVSIPLLISRM comes from the exons ATGAATTCACAGTGCAACAACAATAATCTCCAATTGCAAGCAG cTATTTTCTACTCAGGAACGAGGCATGCAGCCTCTCCTTCTGTCATTGTCATTGGCGCTGGTCTTTCCGGCATTGCAGCTGCACGAGCTCTTCATGATACCTCTTTTCAG GTAATTGTGCTGGAATCTCGGGATAGAATTGGCGGTAGAGTTCGAACTGACTATTCTCTTGGTTTCCCCGTTGATTTGGGTGCATCTTG GTTGCATGGTATTTGTAATGAGAATCCATTGGCACCTCTTATAGGAAGACTGGGGCTACCCCTTTATCGCACGAGCGAGGATAACTCAGTTTTGTATGACCATGATCTGGAAAG TTATGCCTTGTtcgatatggatgggaaaaaggTTTGTCAAGAACTAGTATCAAAGGTTGGCAAAACATTTGAGAGTATACTGAAAGAG ACGGATGTAATACGACAGGATCATAGTGAGGACATGTCTATGCAACGTGCCATCTCCATTGTTTTGGAGCGGAGACCAGATTTAAG ACTGGAGGGGCTTGCTCAAAAGGTGCTGCAGTGGTACATATGCAGAATGGAAGGGTGGTTTGCTGCAGATGctgataccatatcactcaaATGTTGGGACCAG GAACAGTTGCTTCCCGGTGGTCATGGGCTTATGGTGCGGGGATATCTTCCTGTTATCAATACACTAGCCAAAGGCATCGACATCCGTTTAAGACACCG AGTGACAGAGATTTTTAGGCATCATAATGGAGTGAAAGTAACCGTTGAAGATGGGAGAACCTTTGTAGCGGATGCTGCAGTTGTCACAGTTCCTCTTGGTGTCCTCAAATCAAATCGCATCAAGTTTGAGCCGAGATTACCCGCATGGAAGGAAGAGGCTATTAATGCCCTTGGAGTTGGGCTCGAGAATAAAATAGTCATGCACTTTGAAACCGTCTTTTGGCCAAATGTTGAGTTCCTTGGAGTTGTTGCAGATACATCATATGGATGCAGTTATTTTCTTAATCTGAACAAGGCCACAGAGCATCCTGTCCTTGTTTACATGCCTGCAGGGCAACTGGCACGGGTCCTCGAGAAAATGTCTGATGAGGCTGCTGCTAATTTTGCTTTTGTTCAACTCAAAAGAATCCTTCCAAATGCGTCTCCACCG ATACAGTATCTAGTTTCTCGTTGGGGCTCGGACGAAGACTCATTGGGCTCCTACAGCTATGATGTTGTAGGCACACCCCATGATCTGTTTGAGAAGCTAAGAATACCCGTCGATAACCTATTTTTCGCTGGAGAAGCTACGAGTTTGGATTACACAGGGACTGTCCATGGTGCGTACTCCACTGGATTAATGGCAGCCGAGAATTGCAGAATGCGTGTCCTGGAACGGTATGGGGAGTTGGAACTTTTCCAGCCAGTCATGTGTGAGGAGGTTTCGGTTTCCATACCGCTGTTGATTTCTCGTATGTAA